Genomic DNA from Aminobacterium mobile DSM 12262:
GGTTTACCGATGCGAACCCCCGGCAGATCGCTCTTCCGCTGGGAAATAATCCAGATGTGGAGAAAAGGGGAGATCGAGTTTATAAACTCCCCGAAAAAGGCTTTTGTTCCCAAGAAGCACTTTTATATAAGTCGGTCTGCTTCGATAGTTTTTTTAACCATCCCGATATGTTATTGTGCCTTTTTGATGAGGAAGGCAGGGTTATTTTATGGAATAAGACTTTGGAACGAGTATCGGGGTACACATTTGAAGCTGTTCAGGGATCCCGTCGCTGGCTTTCCTTGTTGTATCCTAATATAGAGACGCGACAGAGGCTTCTTTCGTCTCTCCATGTTTTTGCAGACATGAAGGGCGCATCTGTCTCTTGTGAGACAAAAATGCGGGGAAGGGATGGTGAGACGGCTACTGTTTTATGGAGCTGTACTACCGTTTCTTTTGCTTCAGGGCTATCAGGTATCCTTTGTTCAGGTGTAGATGTGACAGCTCGTTCAAATCGGGAAAGAAAACTTGCTGAGCGTCTTTCAACGCTGACGGAGCTTTTTAATACGATGGGAGATGCTGCTTTCTTTCATGAAATAGTAAATAAAAGTACACCAGGTCTTTTTTTGGAAGTGAATGAGGGAGCTTGTCGAATGCTAGGTTATAGTCGCGAGGAGTTGCTCTCCCTTTCCCCCTTGGCCATTGAGGGCGAGTTGAGACGAGAGGGAATAAACCATGTTATCTCTTCTCTATTCCAGAAAGGGCAGGTAGTATTCCAGACACAACTGAGAAAAAAAGATGGGACCTTTATCCCTGTGGAGATATGTGCCCATCTTTTTTGCCTTCGAGGTAAACCTGCCATTCTTTCCATTGCTCGCGATAGCACAGAGAGGAAGCAGGCTGAGGAAGCTCTTCGCGATAGTGAAGCCTTTTCTAGACGGATTTTAGCTCAAAACCCCAACCCTATTTTTGTCGTTGGTCCCGACACGAGAATTCAATATGTTAATGAGGCCTTTGAACATGTATTTGGTTACTCTTCAGAAGATGTTTTAGAGCGCCCA
This window encodes:
- a CDS encoding PAS domain-containing sensor histidine kinase; protein product: MKEREWGGGFTDANPRQIALPLGNNPDVEKRGDRVYKLPEKGFCSQEALLYKSVCFDSFFNHPDMLLCLFDEEGRVILWNKTLERVSGYTFEAVQGSRRWLSLLYPNIETRQRLLSSLHVFADMKGASVSCETKMRGRDGETATVLWSCTTVSFASGLSGILCSGVDVTARSNRERKLAERLSTLTELFNTMGDAAFFHEIVNKSTPGLFLEVNEGACRMLGYSREELLSLSPLAIEGELRREGINHVISSLFQKGQVVFQTQLRKKDGTFIPVEICAHLFCLRGKPAILSIARDSTERKQAEEALRDSEAFSRRILAQNPNPIFVVGPDTRIQYVNEAFEHVFGYSSEDVLERPAPYPWWRSDYWLNMGELRLAIHEGMTRKEKLSIRKDGEEIWGEVTAVPIRERDGCLKYCVLSWNDITARKKLEEQIRLNQHQLQFLTSELYVAEERERRRIATDLHDGVGQNLALIRIKLEMLSSYNSYSSSSKEIFQEILALLDRSIVEMRTLIFDLSPPMLYELSFHSAVEWLIEKMGDEHGLCIVFKDLLMSDDIAMDIKIFLFRALRELLMNVVKHARTSEVSVCLSRFDRWTVALEVRDNGVGFDLSSLRELGRDPSNFGLLNIQERVNYIGGFMQIESSPGQGTNVTLFVPVENEEERAGDFIEKSEDSVG